A stretch of the Rosa rugosa chromosome 5, drRosRugo1.1, whole genome shotgun sequence genome encodes the following:
- the LOC133711682 gene encoding uncharacterized protein LOC133711682 yields MFHLSHDRPDTKSTKFASHTKLPTLPPGSDIRDLEVEVLDKPSMDRPFSKIFTTEGQRPPSWMDPFSDYLSKGIEPMDKTIATRLRRRVTLYTLRDDKLYRKGKIFPLLKCISLEEGQRVLLLLHSGVYGNHLGARNLAFKTLRTGYYSPTIEHNA; encoded by the coding sequence TTCACCTCTCACACGATCGCCCTGATACCAAGAGCACAAAATTCGCCTCTCACACCAAATTGCCAACCTTGCCACCCGGTAGCGATATCAGAGACCTAGAGGTAGAGGTCTTGGACAAACCGAGTATGGACAGGCCGTTCTCGAAGATATTCACTACTGAGGGGCAGAGGCCTCCCTCATGGATGGACCCATTCAGCGACTACTTGTCAAAGGGTATTGAACCAATGGATAAGACAATCGCCACCAGGCTACGCAGGAGGGTGACACTATATACCCTCCGAGATGACAAACTATACAGAAAAGGCAAAATTTTCCCCCTCTTGAAATGCATCTCCCTTGAGGAAGGACAACGAGTATTACTATTGCTGCATAGCGGAGTCTATGGCAACCACTTGGGAGCCAGGAACTTGGCCTTCAAAACACTTCGCACAGGGTACTACTCGCCCACAATCGAACACAACGCATAA